The Pseudanabaena sp. ABRG5-3 genome includes the window GGTGTTTGATTGCTCGTTGACTGATCTAGGTTCCCTAAAGTATCCATAACTTATAGTGGGTATACTGAGTTCTCTTGCTAACCCATGATTTGGGGGACACGAAAAAAGTCTTCTTCGCGATCAGGGGCGCAGTTGAGTAAGACTTCGCGATCGGCAAATGGTTGCAATATATCAGGACGAGTAATATTGACTGTATTAACTGCTCTTGTAGTTGGTTCAACTCCTTCTAGCAAAGGATCTAGTTCATTTAACTGTTGAAAATAGTCCAAAATACTATCCAATTGCTTAGTAAAGGAAATTTCTTCAGCTTCAGTTAGTTGTAACCGTCCCAAGCGGGCAACGTGACGGACTTGCTCTCTATCGATCATGATAATTATATAAATTATAAATTTAAATAAGCTTAGTTGTGGGATCCAACTTTAGAAGAAAAGATTAATATCAGCTCTACCTGTCGTTTTTAACCAGTTTTGCGCCTCGATATAGTTGTTGGGTGCAAGGCGAATGGCTCTTACCCAATGATCGGCAGCAGTGTTGAAGTATTCTTCCGCCTGTTCTTCATCCTGAGCATTTTCGCCTTTGTGGTGATAAATCACAGCGACATTGTTTAGAGCTTGGGGCATCCGAGGATTAAGATCGATCGCTTGCTCATAATATTCCAGAGCCTTGTCATGATCGCCATTACTAGCATGGATTAAGCCCATGTTGTAATAAATGTAGCTACGATCATAGGCATTTTCTTCAAGTTTGAGAGCTTCTTCGTAATTGCTTAAAGCTTCAGCA containing:
- the gatC gene encoding Asp-tRNA(Asn)/Glu-tRNA(Gln) amidotransferase subunit GatC; translated protein: MIDREQVRHVARLGRLQLTEAEEISFTKQLDSILDYFQQLNELDPLLEGVEPTTRAVNTVNITRPDILQPFADREVLLNCAPDREEDFFRVPQIMG
- a CDS encoding photosystem I assembly protein Ycf3; its protein translation is MPRSQRNDNFVDQTFTVIADTILKLFPASQKEKEAFAYYRDGMSAQGDGEYAEALSNYEEALKLEENAYDRSYIYYNMGLIHASNGDHDKALEYYEQAIDLNPRMPQALNNVAVIYHHKGENAQDEEQAEEYFNTAADHWVRAIRLAPNNYIEAQNWLKTTGRADINLFF